The Oncorhynchus keta strain PuntledgeMale-10-30-2019 unplaced genomic scaffold, Oket_V2 Un_contig_4398_pilon_pilon, whole genome shotgun sequence genome has a window encoding:
- the LOC127924659 gene encoding zinc finger protein 239-like isoform X1, whose amino-acid sequence MLSLYISHCVLNTLVVSPEVICWTEKEALGLNIVVKEEEEEEDVTVKQETEVEAVTVKEEEKEVKLTEDEDSFRVKEEEAVTVKEEEEKEEMTVTVKEEEDVFGMKEVGEITVTLEEEEETGDLINNRERPDSHSDRRKKSPSGEPDPETPKPGRPHHCSQCNLSYKFLWKLKQHERTHTGEKPHHCSQCGKSFTLLGNLKKHKGIHTGEKPFQCSQCGKRFSRSQHLKSHERTHTGDKPHHCSQCGKSFTQLGSLKKHKGIHTGEKPFQCSQCGKRFSRSQELKSHEMTHTGEKPHHCSQCGKRFTQLGSLKKHKGIHTGEKPFQCSQCGKRFSGLHHLKSHERTHTGEKPHHCALCGKDFTQLGNLKNIR is encoded by the exons ATGCTTTCGTTGTATATTAGCCACTGTGTTTTAAACACACTTGTCGTATCTCCTG AGGTgatctgctggacggagaaagaagctctggggctgaacattgtcgtgaaagaggaggaggaagaagaggatgtcACAGTAAAACAAGAAACAGAGGttgaggctgttacagtgaaagaagaagagaaagaggttAAATTGACAGAAGATGAAGActcgttcagagtgaaagaggaggaggctgttacagtaaaagaagaggaagagaaagaggagatgactgtcacagtgaaagaagaggaagacgtTTTTGGAATGAAGGAAGTGGGGGAGATTACTGTCACattagaggaagaagaggagacaggagatctGATTAACAACA gagagagaccagactctCACTCTGACAGACGGAAGAAGAGTCCTTCAGGGGAACCAGACCCAGAGACGCCCAAACCAGGGAGACcacaccactgctcccagtgtaaTTTGAGTTATAAGTTTTTATGGAAACTGAAACagcatgagaggacacacacaggggagaaaccacaccactgctctcagtgtggaaagagttttaccctGTTAGGGAACCTGAAAAAGCATAAaggaatacacacaggagaaaaacctttccaatgttcccagtgtggaaagagatttTCACGATCACAGCACCTAAAATcacatgagaggacacacacaggggataaaccacaccactgctcccagtgtggaaagagttttacccagTTGGGGAGCCTGAAAAAGCATAAaggaatacacacaggagaaaaaccTTTCCAATGTTCCCAGTGTGGGAAAAGATTTTCACGATCACAGGAACTAAAATCACATGAGAtgacacacacaggggagaaaccacaccactgctcccagtgtgggaaACGTTTTACCCAGTTAGGGAGCCTGAAAAAGCATAAaggaatacacacaggagaaaaacctttccaatgttcccagtgtggaaagagatttTCAGGATTGCATCACCTAAAATCAcacgagaggacacacacaggggagaagccacACCATTGTGCCCTGTGTGGAAAGGATTTTACCCAGTTAGGGAACCTAAAAAACATCAGATGA
- the LOC127924659 gene encoding zinc finger protein 239-like isoform X2, translating to MLSLYISHCVLNTLVVSPEVICWTEKEALGLNIVVKEEEEEEDVTVKQETEVEAVTVKEEEKEVKLTEDEDSFRVKEEEAVTVKEEEEKEEMTVTVKEEEDVFGMKEVGEITVTLEEEEETGDLINNRERPDSHSDRRKKSPSGEPDPETPKPGRRHHCSQCNLSYKFLWKLKQHERTHTGEKPHHCSQCGKSFTLLGNLKKHKGIHTGEKPFQCSQCGKRFSRSQELKSHEMKHTGDKPHHCSHCGKSFTQLGTLNKHKRIHTGEKPYHCSQCGKSFIQLGNLNNHNIIHTEEKPFQCFYCGKRFSRSQDLKSHEMIHTGEKPHHCSQCGKSFTQLGSLNKHKKRIHSGEKS from the exons ATGCTTTCGTTGTATATTAGCCACTGTGTTTTAAACACACTTGTCGTATCTCCTG AGGTgatctgctggacggagaaagaagctctggggctgaacattgtcgtgaaagaggaggaggaagaagaggatgtcACAGTAAAACAAGAAACAGAGGttgaggctgttacagtgaaagaagaagagaaagaggttAAATTGACAGAAGATGAAGActcgttcagagtgaaagaggaggaggctgttacagtaaaagaagaggaagagaaagaggagatgactgtcacagtgaaagaagaggaagacgtTTTTGGAATGAAGGAAGTGGGGGAGATTACTGTCACattagaggaagaagaggagacaggagatctGATTAACAACA gagagagaccagactctCACTCTGACAGACGGAAGAAGAGTCCTTCAGGGGAACCAGACCCAGAGACGCCCAAACCAGGGAGACgacaccactgctcccagtgtaaTTTGAGTTATAAGTTTTTATGGAAACTGAAACAGcacgagaggacacacacaggggagaaaccacaccactgctctcagtgtggaaagagttttaccctGTTAGGGAACCTGAAAAAGCATAAaggaatacacacaggagaaaagcctttccaatgttcccagtgtggaaagagatttTCACGATCACAGGAACTAAAATCACATGAGATGAAACACACAGGGGATAAACCACACCACTGCTCCcattgtggaaagagttttacccagTTAGGGACCCTGAACAAACataagagaatacacacaggagaaaagccttaccactgctcccagtgtggaaagagttttataCAGTTAGGGAACCTGAACAACCATAATATAATACACACAGAAGAAAAGCCTTTCCAGTGTTTCTACTGTGGAAAGAGATTTTCAAGATCACAGGACCTAAAATCACATGAGAtgatacacacaggggagaaaccacaccactgctcccagtgtggaaagagttttacacAGTTGGGAAGCCTGAACAAACATAAGAAGAGAATACACTCTGGAGAGAAATCTTAA
- the LOC118381101 gene encoding zinc finger protein 664-like isoform X1, which translates to MSSLSCSPPDKEEEVCWTEKEALVKEEEDVTIQKQVEGEAVTVKEEEKDVSVKEEEDVFKVKEEEDVFKVKEEDVTVKEEGDAVFGVKEEEEEMTVTSKMEEEEEEEEEEEETGYLGPVSQTHLKASNGSNGELSRKMVLRNRALINTRERQDYSGSSGEPQQQHDAEETEKSLSTSEHLKHQQRPTGKKPHRCSDCGKRFTSSTDLKRHQRIHTGEKPYSCDWCGKSFTTSSQLTIHQRIHTGEKPYHCSDCGTSFVSSQYLKSHKRTHTIAKPYHCSDCGKCFVSSQYLKSHQKTHTGEKPYSCDQCGKRFSHSSNLMVHLRTHTGEKPYSCDQCGKSFTSSSQLTIHKRTHTGEKPYHCSDCGKCFVSSQYLKSHQKTHKGEKPYSCDQCGRSFTHSSNMISHQRTHTGAKPCGCNQCGKRFTQPNILIAHQRTHTGEKPYSCDQCGKSYSGKRSLIKHQKIHKGVVS; encoded by the exons ATGAGTTCACTGAGCTGCTCTCCTCCTGAtaaagaagaggaggtctgctggacggagaaagaagctctggtcaaagaggaggaggatgttacaatacaaaaacaagtagagggtgaggctgttaccgtgaaagaagaagagaaagatgtttcagtgaaagaagaggaagatgtGTTCaaagtgaaagaagaggaagatgtgttcaaagtgaaagaggaggatgttACCGTAAAAGAAGAGGGGGATGCAGTTTttggagtgaaagaggaagaggaggagatgactgtcacatctaaaatggaggaggaagaagaagaggaagaagaagaggaggaaactggatatcttggcccggtttcccaaacgcATCTTAAGGCATCCAATGGTTCTAACGGTGAACTTAGCCGTAAGATGGTTTTGAGAAACCGGGCCCTGATTAACACTA gagagagacaagactatagtggatcctctggggagcctcaacaacagcatgatgctgaagagacagagaagagtctctccacatCAGAACACCTCAAACACCAGCAGAGACCCACAGGAAAGAAACCTCAccgctgctctgactgtgggaagagattcacCTCTTCAACAGACCTTAAAAGACATCAGAGAATCcatacaggagagaaaccttatagctgtgattggtgtgggaagagttttactacatCTAGCCAGCTGACTatacaccagagaatacacacaggagagaaaccttaccaCTGTTCTGACTGTGGAACAAGTTTTGTTTCTTCCCAATATTTAAAATCacacaagagaacacacacaatagcgaaaccttaccactgctctgactgtggaaaatgttTTGTTTCATCACAATATTTAAAATCACACCAGAAAACACACAcgggagagaagccttatagctgtgatcaatgtgggaagagatttAGTCACTCAAGCAACTTGATGGTACATTTGAGAacgcacactggagagaaaccttatagctgtgatcaatgtggcaAGAGTTTTACTTCATCTAGTCAGCTGACTATacacaagagaacacacacaggagagaaaccttaccactgctctgactgtggaaagtgTTTTGTTTCATCCCAATATTTAAAATCACACCAGaaaacacacaaaggagagaagccttatagctgtgatcaatgtgggaggaGTTTTACTCACTCAAGCAACAtgatatcacaccagagaacacacacaggagcgAAACCTTGTGgctgtaatcaatgtgggaagaggttTACTCAGCCAAACATCCTGATagcccaccagagaacacacacaggagagaaaccttatagctgtgatcaatgtgggaagagttactCTGGTAAAAGATCTCTGAttaaacatcagaaaatacataaaggagttgtttcatga
- the LOC118381101 gene encoding cilia- and flagella-associated protein 251-like isoform X2 → MSSLSCSPPDKEEEVCWTEKEALVKEEEDVTIQKQVEGEAVTVKEEEKDVSVKEEEDVFKVKEEEDVFKVKEEDVTVKEEGDAVFGVKEEEEEMTVTSKMEEEEEEEEEEEETGYLGPVSQTHLKASNGSNGELSRKMVLRNRALINTNSSNSHQLP, encoded by the exons ATGAGTTCACTGAGCTGCTCTCCTCCTGAtaaagaagaggaggtctgctggacggagaaagaagctctggtcaaagaggaggaggatgttacaatacaaaaacaagtagagggtgaggctgttaccgtgaaagaagaagagaaagatgtttcagtgaaagaagaggaagatgtGTTCaaagtgaaagaagaggaagatgtgttcaaagtgaaagaggaggatgttACCGTAAAAGAAGAGGGGGATGCAGTTTttggagtgaaagaggaagaggaggagatgactgtcacatctaaaatggaggaggaagaagaagaggaagaagaagaggaggaaactggatatcttggcccggtttcccaaacgcATCTTAAGGCATCCAATGGTTCTAACGGTGAACTTAGCCGTAAGATGGTTTTGAGAAACCGGGCCCTGATTAACACTA attcttcaaatagccaccaattgccttga